The following are encoded together in the Fundulus heteroclitus isolate FHET01 chromosome 19, MU-UCD_Fhet_4.1, whole genome shotgun sequence genome:
- the tmx1 gene encoding thioredoxin-related transmembrane protein 1, translating into MSAIMLSLPGRADLRSWTWPLLLLLLLSTPRPASAKPDSLKEVTDGDWEKIMTGEWMIEFYAPWCPACQQLQPVWQEFADWGDDMGVNIAKVDVTEQPGLSGRFIITSLPTIYHCKDGVFRKYQGARTKDDFLSFVDEQKWKSMEPVSSWFGPSSFLMNSMSALFKLSMFIRRCHNYMTEQLGIPVWGSYVIFGLVTLFAGLTLGLLLVFIADYVFPSRRFSSHDYYQRKQAMEQQRLIQNQDEDQEADGEEDDDDDEDDDHDGVWRNRRGSPEGRPEPRVQGYSDEALRKRAVGSREEDDEEDS; encoded by the exons ATGAGTGCAATCATGTTATCCTTACCAGGAAGAGCGGACCTCCGCTCATGGACATggcctctcctcctcctgctgctgctttcaaCGCCGCGGCCGGCGTCGGCCAAGCCCGACAGCCTGAAGGAAGTGACGGACGGGGACTGGGAGAAGATAATGACAGGCGAATGGATGATTGAGTT CTACGCGCCCTGGTGTCCCGCGTGCCAGCAGCTGCAGCCGGTGTGGCAGGAGTTTGCAGACTGGGGGGATGACATGGGCGTCAACATAGCCAAGGTGGATGTGACAGAGCAACCCG GTCTGAGCGGGCGATTCATCATAACCTCACTTCCTACTATATATCA CTGCAAGGACGGCGTCTTCCGCAAGTACCAGGGAGCTCGTACTAAAGATGACTTCCTCAGCTTTGTGGATGAGCAGAAATGGAAGTCCATGGAGCCCGTCTCTTCGTGGTTCGGCCCATCTTCATTTCT GATGAACTCCATGTCGGCCTTGTTCAAGCTCTCCATGTTCATCCGG CGCTGCCATAACTACATGACGGAGCAGCTGGGGATTCCTGTTTGGGGCTCATATGTCATCTTTGGTCTGGTCACCCTGTTTGCTGGCCTGACGCTGGGTCTG TTGCTGGTGTTCATCGCCGATTACGTCTTTCCCTCGCGGCGATTTTCTTCACATGATTACTACCAGA GGAAACAGGCGATGGAGCAGCAAAGGCTGATCCAGAATCAAGATGAGGACCAGGAGGCCGACGGCGAAGAGGATGACGACGACGACGAGGACGACGACCACGACGGGGTCTGGAGAAATCGAAGAGGGTCTCCCGAGGGTCGGCCAGAACCTAGAGTCCAGGGTTACTCCGACGAAGCTCTCAGGAAGAGAGCGGTGGGCAGCCGCGAGGAGGACGACGAGGAGGACAGCTAG